In a genomic window of bacterium:
- a CDS encoding sodium-translocating pyrophosphatase, whose translation MHLLFRAALTVLAVLGATVAQAATEGHKSEIDLVVPDLTHATFLGMAGNHLLMIGLVVCLLGLAFGLVIYGQLKNMPVHRSMLEISELIYETCKTYLITQGKFILILELFIGTIMVLYFGVLREMPVVKVATIVLFSLIGIAGSYVVAWFGIRINTFANSRTAFAALEGKPFPCYAIPLKAGMSIGMLLISIELFLMLCVLLFVPSDYAYPCFIGFAIGESLGASALRIAGGIFTKIADIGSDLMKIVFNIKEDDARNPGVIADCTGDNAGDSVGPTADGFETYGVTGVALISFILLAVPDDTVKVQLIVWLFAMRVMMIIASGASYLINEGIQVGRFGNASKMDFEKPLTELVWLTSIVSVVITYLMSWLLIPTLGGDPSLWWKLSTIITCGTLAGAIIPEVIKIFTSTNSGHVREVVQASEEGGASLNVLAGLTAGNFSAYWMGVVIVTLMGIAFFVSLAGLGANLPGTTTPIMLAPAIFAFGLVAFGFLGMGPVTIAVDSYGPVTDNAQSVYELSLIENVPNVKEAVKKEFGFTPDFDKAKDFLEENDGAGNTFKATAKPVLIGTAVVGATTMIFSIIMALTHGLTENLQNLSVLHPPFLLGLIMGGAVIYWFTGASTQAVSTGAYRAVEFIKRNIRLEGVEKASIEDSKKVVEICTQYAQKGMFNIFLTVFFSTLAFACLEPYFFIGYLISIALFGLFQAIFMANAGGAWDNAKKVVETEMKAKNTPLHAATVVGDTVGDPFKDTSSVAMNPIIKFTTLFGLLAVELAITLPFGVSIGLAAAFFVVSAVFVYRSFYGMMIKS comes from the coding sequence ATGCACCTGTTGTTCCGAGCCGCCCTCACGGTGCTCGCGGTGCTGGGCGCGACCGTCGCCCAGGCTGCCACCGAGGGACACAAGAGCGAGATTGACCTCGTCGTCCCCGACCTCACCCATGCGACGTTCCTGGGTATGGCCGGCAACCACCTGCTCATGATCGGCCTGGTCGTCTGCCTGCTCGGGCTCGCGTTCGGGCTCGTGATCTACGGGCAGCTGAAGAACATGCCCGTGCACCGGTCGATGCTGGAGATCTCGGAGCTGATCTACGAGACCTGCAAGACCTACCTGATCACGCAGGGCAAGTTCATCCTCATCCTCGAGCTCTTCATCGGCACCATCATGGTGCTGTACTTCGGGGTGCTGCGGGAGATGCCGGTGGTGAAGGTCGCCACCATCGTCCTCTTCAGCCTGATCGGCATCGCGGGCAGCTACGTCGTCGCCTGGTTCGGCATCCGCATCAACACCTTCGCGAACTCGCGGACGGCGTTCGCGGCGCTCGAGGGCAAGCCGTTCCCCTGCTACGCGATCCCGCTGAAGGCCGGGATGAGCATCGGCATGCTGCTCATCTCCATCGAGCTCTTCCTGATGCTCTGCGTGCTGCTGTTCGTGCCCTCCGACTACGCCTACCCGTGCTTCATCGGCTTCGCGATCGGCGAGTCGCTCGGTGCCTCGGCGCTGCGCATCGCCGGCGGCATCTTCACGAAGATCGCCGACATCGGCTCCGACCTCATGAAGATCGTCTTCAACATCAAGGAAGACGACGCTCGCAACCCCGGCGTGATCGCCGACTGCACCGGCGACAACGCCGGCGACTCGGTCGGCCCCACGGCCGACGGCTTCGAGACCTACGGCGTCACCGGCGTGGCGCTGATCTCCTTCATCCTGCTCGCGGTCCCGGACGACACCGTGAAGGTACAGCTCATCGTGTGGCTGTTCGCGATGCGCGTCATGATGATCATCGCCTCGGGTGCCTCGTACCTCATCAACGAGGGCATCCAGGTCGGTCGCTTCGGCAACGCGTCGAAGATGGACTTCGAGAAGCCGCTGACCGAGCTGGTGTGGCTCACCTCGATCGTCTCCGTCGTCATCACCTACCTGATGTCGTGGCTGCTCATCCCCACCCTCGGCGGCGACCCGTCGCTGTGGTGGAAGCTGTCGACGATCATCACCTGTGGCACGCTCGCGGGCGCGATCATCCCCGAGGTGATCAAGATCTTCACCTCGACCAACTCGGGCCACGTGCGCGAGGTGGTGCAGGCGTCGGAAGAGGGCGGCGCGTCGCTGAACGTGCTCGCGGGCCTCACCGCCGGCAACTTCAGCGCCTACTGGATGGGCGTCGTCATCGTGACGCTGATGGGCATCGCCTTCTTCGTCAGCCTCGCCGGTCTCGGCGCGAATCTGCCCGGCACGACCACGCCGATCATGCTGGCGCCCGCCATCTTCGCCTTCGGCCTCGTGGCCTTCGGCTTCCTCGGCATGGGCCCGGTGACGATCGCCGTCGACTCGTACGGTCCGGTGACGGACAACGCGCAGTCGGTCTACGAGCTGTCGCTGATCGAGAACGTTCCGAACGTGAAGGAGGCGGTGAAGAAGGAGTTCGGCTTCACTCCCGACTTCGACAAGGCGAAGGACTTCCTCGAGGAGAACGACGGCGCCGGCAACACCTTCAAGGCCACGGCCAAGCCGGTGCTCATCGGAACCGCCGTGGTCGGTGCCACGACCATGATCTTCTCGATCATCATGGCGCTCACCCACGGCCTCACCGAGAACCTGCAGAACCTCTCGGTGCTGCACCCGCCCTTCCTGCTCGGCCTCATCATGGGCGGTGCGGTGATCTACTGGTTCACGGGCGCCTCCACGCAGGCGGTGTCGACGGGCGCCTACCGCGCGGTGGAGTTCATCAAGCGCAACATCCGCCTCGAGGGCGTCGAGAAGGCCTCGATCGAGGACTCCAAGAAGGTCGTCGAGATCTGCACGCAGTATGCGCAGAAGGGCATGTTCAACATCTTCCTCACGGTCTTCTTCTCGACCCTCGCCTTCGCCTGTCTCGAGCCGTACTTCTTCATCGGCTACCTGATCTCGATCGCGCTCTTCGGCCTCTTCCAGGCGATCTTCATGGCCAACGCCGGCGGCGCCTGGGACAACGCGAAGAAGGTCGTCGAGACGGAGATGAAGGCGAAGAACACGCCGCTCCACGCCGCGACCGTCGTCGGCGACACGGTCGGCGACCCCTTCAAGGACACCTCGTCGGTGGCGATGAACCCGATCATCAAGTTCACGACGCTGTTCGGGCTGCTCGCGGTCGAGCTGGCGATCACGCTGCCGTTCGGCGTCAGCATCGGGCTTGCCGCCGCGTTCTTCGTCGTGTCGGCGGTGTTCGTCTACCGCTCGTTCTACGGGATGATGATCAAGAGCTGA
- the rfaD gene encoding ADP-glyceromanno-heptose 6-epimerase, with protein MDTAAPLLVTGAAGFIGARFVDSCTRRGIACTSADKASHFGARAEHRDVDFGAIVDRDDLLPWLERDRPPLAGIVHLGACTDTTETDIAYLDRVNVRYSERLWQFAVAERVPMVYASSAATYGDGSEGFDDDEARIPRLRPLNFYGDSKQRFDCFVLDAERAGQSPPAWSGFKFFNVYGPGERHKGRMASVVLHAFDQIRASGTVRLFRSHRPDVPDGHQRRDFIHVDDVVDALHFALARPLPRGIYNLGTGTARTFLDLAHATFAALGVPPSITWTDTPIDLRARYQYRTEATMDRLAAAGWAHPTVALEDGVRAYVRWLLAHAPAPGT; from the coding sequence GTGGACACGGCCGCGCCGCTCCTCGTCACGGGTGCCGCCGGCTTCATCGGCGCACGCTTCGTCGATTCGTGCACGCGCCGCGGCATCGCCTGCACCTCGGCCGACAAGGCGTCGCACTTCGGCGCGCGGGCCGAGCATCGCGACGTCGACTTCGGCGCCATCGTCGACCGCGACGATCTCCTGCCCTGGCTCGAGCGCGACCGCCCGCCGCTCGCGGGCATCGTCCATCTCGGCGCCTGCACCGACACGACCGAGACGGACATCGCGTACCTCGACCGCGTCAACGTCCGCTACTCCGAGCGCCTGTGGCAGTTCGCCGTCGCGGAGCGCGTGCCGATGGTCTACGCCAGCTCGGCGGCGACCTACGGCGACGGCAGCGAAGGCTTCGACGACGACGAGGCCCGCATCCCGCGGCTCCGGCCGCTCAACTTCTACGGCGACTCGAAGCAGCGCTTCGACTGCTTCGTGCTGGACGCCGAACGCGCCGGCCAGAGCCCGCCGGCGTGGTCCGGCTTCAAGTTCTTCAACGTCTACGGCCCCGGCGAACGCCACAAGGGCCGTATGGCGAGCGTCGTCCTGCACGCCTTCGACCAGATCCGTGCGAGCGGCACGGTGCGCCTGTTCCGCAGCCACCGCCCCGACGTCCCCGACGGCCACCAGCGGCGCGACTTCATCCACGTCGACGACGTGGTCGACGCGCTCCACTTCGCGCTCGCCCGCCCGCTTCCCCGCGGCATCTACAACCTCGGCACGGGGACGGCGCGGACGTTCCTCGACCTCGCGCACGCGACCTTCGCCGCCCTGGGCGTGCCGCCGAGCATCACCTGGACGGACACCCCGATCGATCTGCGTGCGCGCTATCAGTACCGCACGGAGGCCACGATGGACCGTCTCGCCGCCGCCGGCTGGGCGCACCCGACGGTCGCACTCGAGGACGGGGTCCGCGCCTACGTGCGCTGGCTCCTCGCACACGCTCCCGCGCCCGGCACCTGA
- a CDS encoding CehA/McbA family metallohydrolase: protein MRSQSPLGTRVPGLRVGIAVALVTAAAISTLPGPARAALTVAETKCKQRAGIEGRVLLKNVQKQLGKCLDKVSKGLLPPMTDCALDAGVAAAITKAEAKLTQKIVATCSDAVVAGLVFGGDCYGTTTGADLASCLIDTHEAQAFALAATVYANSGSLPAPQQKCQAAVSKETQKYLGKRHKLIAGCKDKVNGGKLPGTTDCAAYTAAKVDAAAAKSAAKIPTQCADAVVAALPLGAPCTGATTGTGLAACAVGVTAQRDDALITVEYGAGPTGTTSALKLITDAASECVKGPLSRCRNGDYLISNDRIRVVVQSVQRNLFGVGQYGGQIIDADLVRTGLDPDRDNFEEWSTSLNIENTAHYTNLTIVNDGSDGQAAILRATGVDDLLDFINPSTVVADFGFPFPAAANDTDLPVEIVTDYVLEPGRNWVRVETTVHNTGASPLSIYFGEYLNGSGHSRQFQGAYGFGSPTITLRCPVGVPNPCNTIVYAGVGEGMGVSYGYTNEVPQSSAFSTAGVAVPLIGTEVVLAVIGAATPPWTMTANGSPGDSITFRRYFIVGDGSVSSVLDARNRALLLPAGRIEGTVTAGGVGVPGLQVTVLGPGSGGPTGLTRNVVTHAYTDMTGRYSASVAPGTYQVMANVEGSPFEGGGSTPAEHTVSVAAYGTVTRNMAIPATGTLVVNLVDETSSPIPGKVTVVGFDPSPTPRNTQSIFGLINVSTSLFMDGGPDALPFGLAQAHFMNQSGTTGAVALEPGSYQVVVSRGQEFSVDKHNVTITAGATTTVNAKIARVIDSPGFVTADFHVHSIDSPDSEVSRSDRVKTVLAEGLDFFTPSDHDIRTSFQPDVDAMGATALVGTAVSGEITTFDYGHFNAWPMTIDPLQVNGGSVDHGGAAPAGFDFPAYGYFNLTPAQIVAAAKADPGTNTVQLNHIHSHFGIDGNSGLAIDTGVSPPASPSSSIIGPARRLDPSIPNYFDASYDAMEVWIGDDRGHIYTYFLGQNAGDWFNLLNQGIVRTGVSDSDTHGKVIVQVGSPRNYVASPTDDPGSLSAIAETLSANVNDGRSVGTNGPFVRITADAASTAQTAGLDLALPTLISTTDGNVTVTVDVQSPTWAEFDKVELYVNSTTTRSTTTKESGNGPVSVKRYAITPDYTQNVSPTLVNVHPSVPGADRLEATAVFNLTGLTEDVWIVAMVKGTDGVSRPLFPVSPNSLRTTGNTTLANLTDGNLGELGMTTLAFTNPLFVDVDGGGWTAPGLRVNP from the coding sequence ATGCGGAGCCAGTCGCCCCTAGGTACTCGTGTCCCCGGCCTCCGGGTCGGGATCGCCGTGGCGCTCGTCACGGCGGCTGCCATCTCGACCCTGCCCGGCCCCGCCCGCGCCGCGCTCACCGTCGCCGAGACGAAGTGCAAGCAGCGGGCGGGGATCGAGGGCCGCGTGCTGCTGAAGAACGTGCAGAAGCAGCTCGGCAAGTGCCTGGACAAGGTGAGCAAGGGCCTGCTGCCGCCGATGACCGACTGTGCGCTCGACGCCGGCGTCGCGGCGGCGATCACGAAGGCCGAGGCGAAGCTCACGCAGAAGATCGTCGCGACCTGTAGCGACGCGGTCGTCGCGGGTCTGGTCTTCGGCGGCGACTGCTACGGCACGACGACCGGCGCCGACCTCGCCAGCTGCCTCATCGACACGCACGAGGCGCAGGCGTTCGCGCTGGCCGCCACGGTCTACGCGAACTCGGGCTCGCTGCCCGCTCCGCAGCAGAAGTGCCAGGCCGCCGTCTCGAAGGAGACGCAGAAGTACCTCGGCAAGCGCCACAAGCTGATCGCCGGCTGCAAGGACAAGGTGAACGGCGGCAAGCTCCCGGGCACCACCGATTGCGCCGCGTACACCGCGGCGAAGGTCGACGCCGCCGCGGCCAAGAGCGCCGCGAAGATCCCCACGCAGTGCGCCGACGCCGTCGTCGCCGCGCTCCCCCTCGGCGCACCGTGCACCGGCGCGACGACGGGCACCGGGCTCGCGGCCTGCGCCGTCGGCGTCACCGCGCAGCGCGACGATGCGCTCATCACCGTCGAGTACGGCGCCGGCCCCACCGGCACCACGTCGGCACTGAAGCTGATCACCGACGCCGCGAGCGAGTGCGTGAAGGGTCCGCTCAGCCGCTGCCGCAACGGCGACTACCTGATCTCGAACGACCGCATCCGCGTCGTCGTGCAGAGCGTGCAGCGCAACCTGTTCGGCGTCGGCCAGTACGGCGGCCAGATCATCGACGCCGACCTCGTCCGCACCGGCCTCGATCCCGACCGCGACAACTTCGAGGAGTGGTCGACGTCGCTCAACATCGAGAACACCGCGCACTACACGAACCTGACGATCGTCAACGACGGCAGCGACGGCCAGGCCGCCATCCTGCGCGCCACCGGCGTCGACGACCTCCTCGACTTCATCAACCCGAGCACAGTGGTCGCCGACTTCGGCTTCCCGTTCCCGGCCGCCGCCAACGACACGGACCTGCCCGTCGAGATCGTCACCGACTACGTGCTCGAGCCCGGCCGCAACTGGGTGCGCGTCGAGACCACGGTGCACAACACCGGCGCGTCGCCGCTCAGCATCTACTTCGGCGAGTACCTGAACGGCTCGGGTCATTCGCGCCAGTTCCAGGGCGCCTACGGCTTCGGCTCGCCCACGATCACGCTGCGCTGCCCGGTGGGCGTGCCGAACCCCTGCAACACCATCGTCTACGCCGGCGTCGGCGAGGGCATGGGCGTGTCGTACGGCTACACCAACGAGGTGCCGCAGTCGTCGGCGTTCTCGACCGCCGGCGTCGCCGTGCCGCTGATCGGCACCGAGGTCGTCCTCGCCGTCATCGGCGCCGCGACCCCGCCGTGGACGATGACGGCGAACGGCTCGCCGGGCGACTCGATCACGTTCCGCCGCTACTTCATCGTCGGCGACGGCTCGGTGTCGTCGGTCCTCGACGCCCGCAACCGGGCCCTGCTGCTGCCTGCCGGGCGCATCGAGGGGACCGTCACGGCCGGCGGCGTCGGCGTGCCGGGCCTCCAGGTGACGGTCCTCGGCCCCGGCAGCGGCGGCCCAACCGGCCTCACGCGCAACGTCGTCACCCACGCCTACACCGACATGACGGGCCGCTACTCGGCGTCCGTCGCGCCCGGCACCTATCAGGTGATGGCCAACGTCGAAGGCTCGCCGTTCGAGGGCGGCGGCAGCACGCCCGCCGAGCACACGGTGTCGGTCGCCGCCTACGGCACGGTGACGCGCAACATGGCGATCCCGGCGACCGGCACGCTGGTCGTCAATCTCGTCGACGAGACGAGCAGCCCGATCCCCGGCAAGGTCACCGTCGTCGGCTTCGATCCGAGCCCGACGCCGCGCAACACCCAGAGCATCTTCGGCCTCATCAACGTGTCGACGTCGCTGTTCATGGACGGCGGCCCCGACGCCCTGCCGTTCGGTCTGGCCCAAGCCCACTTCATGAACCAGAGCGGCACCACGGGCGCCGTCGCGCTCGAGCCGGGCAGCTACCAGGTCGTCGTCTCGCGCGGCCAGGAGTTCTCGGTCGACAAGCACAACGTCACGATCACCGCGGGCGCCACCACCACGGTCAACGCGAAGATCGCCCGCGTCATCGACTCGCCCGGCTTCGTCACGGCCGACTTCCACGTCCACTCGATCGACAGCCCGGACAGCGAGGTCTCGCGCAGCGACCGCGTGAAGACCGTGCTCGCCGAGGGTCTCGACTTCTTCACCCCGTCCGACCACGACATCCGCACGAGCTTCCAGCCCGACGTCGACGCCATGGGCGCCACCGCGCTGGTCGGCACGGCAGTGAGCGGCGAGATCACGACCTTCGACTACGGCCACTTCAACGCCTGGCCGATGACGATCGACCCGCTGCAGGTGAACGGCGGCAGCGTCGACCACGGCGGCGCCGCGCCCGCGGGCTTCGACTTCCCCGCCTACGGCTATTTCAACCTGACGCCGGCACAGATCGTGGCGGCCGCGAAGGCCGATCCGGGCACCAACACGGTGCAGCTGAACCACATCCACAGCCACTTCGGCATCGACGGCAACTCCGGTCTCGCCATCGACACCGGCGTGTCGCCGCCGGCCTCGCCGTCGTCGTCGATCATCGGCCCGGCGCGCCGGCTCGATCCGTCGATCCCGAACTACTTCGACGCCAGCTACGACGCGATGGAGGTGTGGATCGGCGACGACCGCGGCCACATCTACACCTACTTCCTCGGGCAGAACGCCGGTGACTGGTTCAATCTCCTGAACCAGGGGATCGTCCGCACCGGCGTCTCCGACTCCGACACGCACGGCAAGGTGATCGTCCAGGTGGGCTCGCCGCGGAACTACGTCGCCTCGCCCACCGACGATCCGGGCTCGCTGAGCGCGATCGCCGAGACGCTGTCGGCCAACGTCAACGACGGCCGCAGCGTCGGCACCAACGGGCCGTTCGTCCGCATCACCGCCGACGCCGCCTCGACGGCGCAGACCGCCGGCCTCGACCTCGCGCTGCCGACGCTCATCAGCACCACCGACGGCAACGTCACGGTCACGGTCGACGTCCAGAGCCCGACCTGGGCGGAGTTCGACAAGGTCGAGCTCTACGTGAACTCGACCACGACCCGCAGCACGACCACCAAGGAGTCCGGCAACGGCCCGGTGTCCGTGAAGCGCTACGCGATCACGCCGGACTACACGCAGAACGTGAGCCCCACCCTCGTCAACGTGCATCCGTCCGTGCCGGGTGCCGACCGCCTCGAGGCGACGGCGGTCTTCAACCTGACCGGCCTCACCGAGGACGTCTGGATCGTCGCCATGGTGAAGGGGACCGACGGCGTCTCGCGGCCGCTCTTCCCCGTCTCGCCGAACAGCCTGCGGACCACCGGCAACACGACGCTCGCCAACCTCACCGACGGCAACCTCGGCGAGCTCGGCATGACCACGCTGGCCTTCACCAACCCGCTCTTCGTGGACGTCGACGGCGGGGGCTGGACGGCACCCGGCCTCCGGGTCAACCCCTGA
- a CDS encoding HEAT repeat domain-containing protein: MLKGERDAADVQVVERRDLSSTPDLLRVGDAVLLFLAPAARSSSLAAALPPGGRYVEAVQGREGVFAGGATDVAEAAGVVSRIAEATTAPAPDPAERAARRRALVFDEIGARLPRVVADGAFALPGVPDLAATLSEAERERLTAALQRTDLPSWVRVALVRGVAAAELTTLATVLRTLPAPDAATLEASWVALRELGSPPTADELDAALAGPDPGARAAAARALVATNAAGSAERVARLALADPDADVRVAAAEALANATDPRTLALLEKTFLQGDWPVRQAAGRSISAIGGRPAQETFERLAWSGRPEVPTYAVTLLMLTGIAPDDPMLVRIRTTHPDEAVRHLVEDGLPKGHVHE, from the coding sequence GTGCTGAAGGGCGAGCGCGACGCCGCCGACGTGCAGGTGGTCGAGCGGCGCGACCTCTCGTCCACCCCCGACCTGCTGCGCGTCGGCGACGCGGTGCTGCTCTTCCTCGCGCCGGCCGCGCGCTCGTCCTCGCTCGCGGCGGCGCTGCCGCCGGGTGGCCGCTACGTCGAGGCGGTGCAGGGCCGCGAGGGCGTCTTCGCCGGCGGCGCGACCGACGTCGCCGAGGCGGCCGGCGTCGTGTCCCGTATCGCCGAGGCGACGACGGCGCCGGCACCCGATCCGGCGGAGCGCGCGGCCCGCCGCCGGGCCCTCGTCTTCGACGAGATCGGCGCCCGCCTGCCGCGCGTCGTCGCCGACGGCGCGTTCGCACTGCCCGGCGTGCCGGACCTCGCGGCCACGCTGTCCGAGGCGGAGCGCGAGCGACTGACGGCGGCGCTCCAGCGCACCGATCTGCCGAGCTGGGTCCGCGTCGCCCTCGTGCGCGGCGTCGCCGCCGCGGAGCTGACGACGCTCGCGACCGTGCTGCGCACGCTGCCGGCGCCGGATGCGGCGACGCTCGAGGCGTCGTGGGTGGCGCTGCGCGAACTCGGCTCCCCGCCGACGGCAGACGAGCTCGACGCCGCGCTCGCGGGACCCGATCCGGGCGCCCGTGCCGCCGCCGCACGCGCCCTGGTGGCGACGAACGCGGCCGGCAGCGCCGAGCGGGTCGCCCGGCTCGCGCTCGCCGACCCGGACGCCGACGTCCGCGTCGCCGCCGCGGAGGCGCTCGCGAACGCCACGGATCCGCGCACGCTCGCGCTCCTCGAGAAGACGTTCCTTCAGGGCGACTGGCCGGTCCGACAGGCCGCCGGCCGCTCGATCAGCGCGATCGGGGGCCGGCCGGCGCAGGAGACCTTCGAGCGGCTCGCGTGGTCGGGCCGTCCCGAGGTGCCGACCTACGCGGTCACCCTGCTGATGCTCACGGGCATCGCGCCCGACGATCCGATGCTGGTCCGCATCCGCACCACGCATCCGGACGAGGCGGTGCGCCATCTGGTGGAAGACGGCCTTCCGAAGGGGCACGTGCACGAGTGA
- a CDS encoding HlyC/CorC family transporter, with product MTPLLLVVALLIVFGSILAAAEASISRMTKVRALALKSEGRRNAGLLERIESDPPAYLNAVYLAVMFVQNGSAILVALIAETYFQNDTLVITVASVVFTIIYFVVVEAMSKTFGILHSDRAALALAPVVFFLGRALSGPTRLLIGLANVLLPGKGLKQGPFVSEEDIRSMAEVGHEEGSIDAQERELIHSVFTFGDTLVREVMVPRPDIVAVEVSEPIARVLETVTEHGYSRIPVYRNELDHVEGVVYAKDVLKVLGLDKDDTPLVEVIRPAHFVPESKRVADLLREMQRHKFHLALVTDEYGSVSGLVTLEDVLEELVGDIADEYDPDEPEMVALADGVFRVDGAMPIHDLNEKLGVKLPSEEWDTVGGLLLGLLGAIPREGQEVRCENLVFRAERVVRRRVESVLVTAVPAEPESSQASG from the coding sequence ATGACACCGCTCCTCCTCGTCGTCGCCCTGCTGATCGTCTTCGGCTCGATCCTCGCGGCCGCCGAAGCGTCGATCAGCCGCATGACCAAGGTCCGTGCCCTCGCCCTCAAGTCGGAGGGGCGGCGCAACGCCGGCCTGCTCGAGCGCATCGAGTCCGATCCGCCCGCTTACCTGAACGCCGTCTATCTGGCGGTGATGTTCGTGCAGAACGGCTCGGCCATCCTGGTCGCGCTGATCGCCGAAACGTACTTCCAGAACGACACCCTCGTCATCACCGTCGCCTCGGTGGTGTTCACGATCATCTACTTCGTGGTCGTCGAGGCGATGTCGAAGACGTTCGGCATCCTGCATTCCGACCGCGCCGCCCTGGCCCTGGCCCCGGTCGTCTTCTTCCTCGGCCGCGCGCTGAGCGGGCCGACGCGGCTCCTCATCGGCCTCGCGAACGTGCTGCTTCCCGGCAAGGGCCTGAAGCAGGGACCGTTCGTCTCCGAAGAGGACATCCGCAGCATGGCGGAGGTCGGACACGAGGAGGGCAGCATCGACGCCCAGGAGCGCGAGCTGATCCACTCGGTGTTCACGTTCGGCGACACCCTCGTGCGCGAGGTCATGGTGCCGCGCCCGGACATCGTCGCCGTCGAGGTGAGCGAGCCCATCGCGCGCGTGCTCGAGACCGTCACCGAGCACGGCTACTCGCGCATCCCCGTCTACCGCAACGAGCTCGACCACGTGGAGGGCGTGGTCTACGCGAAGGACGTGCTCAAGGTCCTCGGCCTCGACAAGGACGACACCCCGCTCGTCGAGGTGATCCGGCCGGCGCACTTCGTCCCGGAGTCGAAGCGCGTCGCCGACCTCCTGCGCGAGATGCAACGGCACAAGTTCCACCTGGCGCTGGTCACCGACGAGTACGGCTCGGTGTCGGGTCTCGTGACGCTCGAGGACGTCCTCGAGGAGCTGGTCGGCGACATCGCCGACGAGTACGACCCCGACGAGCCCGAGATGGTCGCGCTCGCCGACGGCGTCTTCCGCGTCGACGGCGCCATGCCGATCCACGACCTCAACGAGAAGCTCGGCGTGAAGCTGCCGAGCGAGGAGTGGGACACGGTCGGCGGGCTCCTCCTCGGTCTCCTCGGCGCCATCCCGCGCGAGGGCCAGGAGGTGCGCTGCGAGAACCTGGTGTTCCGCGCCGAGCGGGTCGTGCGGCGCCGGGTGGAGTCGGTGCTCGTCACCGCCGTGCCCGCCGAGCCCGAGTCGTCGCAGGCGAGCGGCTGA
- a CDS encoding deoxyhypusine synthase family protein: MGTIRRFLEEHFLHFNARELVAAARAWEAHLGAGGKMMITLAGAMSTAKIGNLLGQMIRAGKVHAICCTGANLEEDLFNLLAYDDYEIIPDWRALSAADEKALYERGFNRVTDTCIPETVMRHLEARLLERWQAACAAGERKFESEFLWDVFEDGSMERHYRIGKENSWFLAAQEAGLPVWAPGWEDSTTGNMFAAACYRGTLAHHQCVKSGTEQMEHLIRWYLDNCNRGTHEPSVGFFQVGGGIAGDFAICAVPTIIQDLKIEDVPFWGYFCQVSDAVTSYGGYSGAVPNEKITWGKLDVDTPKFMIQSDATICVPLVFAYLLGQ, translated from the coding sequence ATGGGCACGATCCGGCGGTTCCTCGAGGAGCACTTCCTGCACTTCAACGCCCGCGAGCTGGTCGCGGCGGCGCGCGCCTGGGAAGCGCACCTCGGCGCCGGCGGCAAGATGATGATCACGCTCGCCGGCGCGATGAGCACCGCCAAGATCGGCAACCTGCTCGGGCAGATGATCCGCGCCGGCAAGGTGCACGCGATCTGCTGCACCGGCGCGAACCTCGAGGAGGATCTGTTCAACCTCCTCGCCTACGACGACTACGAGATCATCCCCGACTGGCGCGCGCTGTCGGCGGCGGACGAGAAGGCCCTCTACGAGCGCGGTTTCAACCGCGTCACCGACACCTGCATCCCCGAGACGGTCATGCGCCACCTCGAGGCGCGGCTGCTCGAGCGCTGGCAGGCCGCCTGCGCCGCGGGCGAGCGCAAGTTCGAATCGGAGTTCCTCTGGGACGTGTTCGAGGACGGCTCGATGGAGCGTCACTACCGCATCGGCAAGGAGAACAGCTGGTTCCTCGCAGCCCAGGAGGCCGGCCTGCCGGTCTGGGCGCCGGGCTGGGAGGACAGCACGACCGGCAACATGTTCGCCGCCGCCTGCTACCGCGGCACGCTCGCGCACCATCAGTGCGTGAAGAGCGGCACCGAGCAGATGGAGCACCTGATCCGCTGGTATCTCGACAACTGCAACCGCGGCACCCACGAGCCGAGCGTCGGCTTCTTCCAGGTGGGCGGCGGCATCGCCGGCGATTTCGCGATCTGCGCCGTGCCGACGATCATCCAGGACCTGAAAATCGAGGACGTCCCGTTCTGGGGCTACTTCTGCCAGGTGAGCGACGCGGTCACGAGCTACGGCGGCTACTCCGGCGCGGTGCCGAACGAGAAGATCACCTGGGGCAAGCTCGACGTCGACACGCCGAAGTTCATGATCCAGTCCGACGCGACCATCTGCGTGCCGCTCGTCTTCGCGTATCTGCTCGGACAGTGA